GCATTAGGTATCTAAGGGCCATACTTAGTCAAATTTTTTAATAGTAATCACCATGAACACCTAATCACTCCAAAGCTACTAGAGCAGAGAAGATAATTTTGTTTGATACTAGGAGAGTTCTGTGTAGTCAGTGTGTAATGTATCAGAAACATCAGCTGTCCTTTCAAAAAAGTTAACCATTTGCTCTTGTTTTGTTATCATAGTGACCTTTCTGATTCTACTAGCAGCTTGATCCAACACGAGTGTAACATTACACCGGCAGCTCGAAGTTCAACAAGGCATTTGGCAAACTCTCCAGCAAATACATTAGACAGAGACACTTCGACTGACCTCTctctggaccctgggtctccatTTAAGTTGGCTAAATCCCCAGGGCTGTCTAGATCTGCACTCAATTTGAAAGCCAGTTTTGACTATCACTTGAGGAGGAAGTATAGGAGACAAGCACATCAAAGATGTAAGGAGaaaccaaaagagagagaaaagaggtaCAAGAGCACAGGAAAACCTAGAGGGAGACCGCGGCTAACTGCTCCACAAGAAGAGCAGAAAAAAAGACTTCTAGACAGAGGCTTTCAGTTTCCTTTTGTGGAAAAAGAATATGGAAGGAAACATATCCCCATGAAAATGATTTTTGAATATGAGGTgaggttttgtctttttttttttattttttatttatttatttattttttattagagtAGTTTCTAGAAGCAGAACAAACTTCAGTCTTTGCAAACAAACTAGTTGCCAAAAGGTAACTATTGTGCTTTGTACTTAAGAACCACTGACTAATTTGGTCAGAGTACAGTGAATTAAATTCACACTTTCAGTACAACACTATAGATGAGATTGTATGCAGATTACTTGACAGCATAATTTATCAGTTAGTACTAAATCCTTGAAACTGATTTGCTGTAtagcacattttaaatatatgctGAAGGGTCTCTCTTTGGTATTAGAAGTCAGAAATAAACAGATGTAGTCTGTCTTAATAATGGCATTGATTTTCAAGGTCTTGCATAACGTAACAAGAAATCTGTTTTTCTTAGCAAGCAGCTTTAAAGGGATATTTCCAATACATTAAGATGCTCAAATATGAAGAACATCTCAAAAAGGCTTTAAAAAACCTGAATGCTAGTGAGGATTTAGAAAATGAATGTATGGCGATGCGGAAACACAAATACATAGATGACGAAGGACCCATTTCTCCTATTCAGGAGACAGAGTAAGTTGAcacttaaatacttttttttgaaATTTGTAACACCTTCCATCTATTTCCTTAACTGGCATTGAAGTTATGATGAATGCTATCTGTGTACTACATAATCATTAGGGAAATTTATCCTTGCAAtatctctttgaggcagggaagtAAATCCCCATACAGATCAGGAACTGAGGAATCAGTGAATTAGTTTCTCAAGGTCACATAGAAAGCTTGTGGCTGAGCTGCACATTCAACTCAGGTCATCTAAGTCTCACTGCAGTGCGAGACCATCATCCACTGTGTGCATGTTTCTATGAGACTTGATCTATGAACTTTCAACTCTggtaattttaaatttaattgagTTTAAATCTGGATTGGGAATTACTAAAAGTAATTCTTGTTTTGAGAAACTGTTCACACCTTAATTTCATGCAGTATCACTTTGTGTGGGAGGCCATAAGATCCAACCCccgtttaaaacaaaaacaaaacaaaacaaaaaaacgccTTGGTATCTTGTGGCATAGGGATTGGATTGGGAGTTCATGGAGTGCAACCTGTCAAGTCTGAGGACTGTCTTTTTTTCCTTGCATTTTATGTTTGATTCAGTGAACGAAGTGGAATGGGAAATAGTCAACTTAAAATCATTCTTGTCTGAAATTTGTCTACACTTATTGCAAATAATAGCTGAGCTTTCTATAGCTGAAAGATCAGAGACTTAGTCTTTTTAATGCATAGTCAGTTAAATTATTATGTAAAGTTTTGCTGTTCTCATATGTGATCAGTCATTTTCCCCCCATTTACATGGGTGTTTCACATAGCCATGAGGGGAAGATGTAAAACCATAACAATTAGCAAGGATGCTTGGGGATCAATAATCAAATCTATTCCTAACTCTTCTCAAACTGAGTATGTTTCAAGTTGGCATGTTCCTTTAAGTGTCAAGGTAATTTACAATGGCTGAAGATTGGAAAAACTTCTTCATAAGAATAAAAACCCAATCCTTCTGCCCTTGATGACAGTGGTAGTGTGACTGACTGACGGAGGCCTAGTTTTGTGAATAAAGGCTGCAGGATTTGCCTTGGTCTCCAATGTGTACAAGCATAAACTGTGTAATGGTTGTGGCTCTGACTAAATTTTCAGAGAAAATTCCATTTAGAGAAGTGGAAAGCTGAAGAGTGGAAAACTTTGTGCAGACTGACTACCCTGCTCAAAATAAGGAGAACCAGAGAGCAATCAGACTATGCATGTTAAAGATTCTTGGGTAAAGGTTACAACTACCCCTTGCACATGTTGCTCAGCTATGGTTCACTCACAGATGTAATATCAGGCAAACCAAATCCCCCTACCTCTTTTGGCCCATGTTTGACTGTAACAGCAGTGCTATTTGGCTTTCTCTGCTCTACCCTAATACAGACCTGTCCTCTTAATCTCCTCAGTATGCCAGTTGGCTTTTCTTCATGGTTGCCCTGTCCACTCTCTCATATCTACTCTGAAGGCCTTCTCTCTACCTCTTCCTAATTATCCTCTTCTTTGCAATATCATTGAAAGCTTGTCCTAcctaatttctaattgtcttgGGAGGTGTCATTTGAGATCAGACTTTTGCAGGAGTGGCTTCCTCATGTAGGTGCAAGTAGTAGCATTGAAGCCAAGAGAAACTCAAGATTTTGTGGAGGTAAAAGTCAAAGACCACTTGTAGTCTTCGTATTTTGTGCTATTACATAAACCTAACCAAACTCTGTACcatttttatttcagtggagATGACCACAGCTTGGATCCTGATCAAGAAGAATTTGGTGCCACAATAGTTGTGAGTAAACCTGAGTTAACTTCACTCCCCGGTGTAGCATTTTGAAGCAAATGAACCAAAAGAACAATCAAGCAAAATTAAAATTTGtggattaaatatttgttcctggaATTAGACTGTAGCTGTGGACTATATGCCATCTCTGACCCTGCTtcttgatattaaaaaaaattatttgaaaattcaTGGTTCTGACTTGTTTACCACCCCCAAACAATCCTAAATTGAGGAATACAGTTCTGAGAATTACTCATGGGTAGTTCTTGGGAAATATTGTTCTGCATCTCCCAAAATTATTGGCAAAATCCCACTTCAAATCTTGTCTTTATTATAATTGGCTCTTATTCTGATCAGGTTTATATCTTCTATTGACTTAGGAGAACAGCTGTTTCATATTAAGCAGCAAACTTCCAAGCAAGAAAAAATCAAAGACAAAAGCAAAGCATGCAAAACTGATCAGAGAAGATGAAGCGGAGGAAGAACATGCTGCTGATGGGCCTGGGCCTGTACAGGAGATACTACACAGATCAGAAAACTAGTACATCATGGAATCCTGTAAATGCTGGTTGCTGTAACCCTGACTCTGAGCATACATATCTTAATATGCTGCTCCACTTGGCAACAAAACAGTTTTTGTTTGAAGTGACTATGTTCAGCATTCAACTTAAACTTTCAGTTATTGCAAGTGATTAATCTAGCATCGGCTAGGTTGTAAATGTATAACTTCAGTTTCCTTTGGGTGAGTATGATTTGTTTGGCAGTGTCTAGAGATAAAATTGTAAATGTTGCAATAAAAATAGAGTAGTAAAGGAGCTGCTCTTATAAAGCTTTGAGGTTTTAATTTGCTCAGTACtatttgggtacgtctatacccagccgctagttcggcggctggcaattgaacttctgggttcgacttatcgcgtcttgtctggacgcgataagtcgaacccggaagtgctcgccgtcgactgcggtactcctgctcggcgagaggagtactgcagagtcgacgggggagcctgcctgccgcgtctggaccgaggtaagttcgaactaaggtacttcgaacttcagctacgttattcacgtagctgaagttgcgtaccttagttcgatttggggggttagtgtagaccaagcctttgtGGAAAAGGAAGGTAAAATATCAAATTAACTTACCTAACTTGGTTCAGAGGTTAACATTGCCTTCTGTCACCCTAACCTTAGTTTAAAAAGATCATGTCTGAACAGTCTTCTGCCTCCATAGAAAATAGTAATATAAATTGAAAAGTGAGATTGAAACTTAATGCATATATTCCATACAGCACGTCACTTTCAAAAGCACtccattcttttgttttttgtctaaCTTGGACAGAAACTTAGAATTCTGTGCTGATAATAAAATGACTCTTTTTTGCAACCCACAACTGATAACCATATGAGTTGTGCTACTTGTAAGCATGGACAGCAATTGGAGCACATATATTAATGGTGGTAGAAATGCTGAGTAGAGAATATTATACCTTTTTTCTTTGAGACTTCATAAAGAAGAAATGAATCTATCCTCCCACAATCCATTCAAATTCTAGTGCTAAATGACCCCAAACGTCttatctttaataataataataataataaaaaaaaatacatgactTCCTCAGTACTGGTGAATCTACCCAAAAGGTGTGAATAAGGGTTTTAGCAGTTAGAGCACATGTAGGACATAGTTATTAAGTTGTTATAGTGGTATTCAGGGGCCCCAATCTGGAGTGAGATTGTACAAACAAAATCCCAAATGGGGACATGGTGAGATATTGACAATAATAGCTAAAATATACAAGCTTGTGTTCTATGTGTACAGTTTGTAGGCTTCATATCTGGGCTTCTTAAATAATCTCATGTTGAATCATTTCAATCGTGGTAGGAACTTCCCTGCTGGTTTGTGGTGTTCAGAATAACCATTTGTGACTTAGCTAATTCAGTAGATAAAAGCAATGTAGAATAAAACTGCAAGACAGATTTTTAGACTGTAGTATCAAACTATCTCTAATGCTGGTCTGAGATAACTGCTTAACTTTTTTTAGGCATGAACGTGACAAACATCCCCTCAGCGTGGTTTGAAAAAATTTATGCTGGATCTGGGAATGGAGTTGTTGCTGGGTAAGGTATTGCAGGTGCCATATATAGTACTTGATCCACCTGACTTCACATTGCAGTTCGCATGATGAATTTCTCTGTTCAACTGCTGGGTGATTCACAAATGAACTAAATTCTAATTCTGAACAGAACTGATTAAATATCCCATGAAAAACCGCTTATAACAAATGTAGTATTGGTTAGagaaatattaatctttaatgtTGAAAACCTGAGACTTCATCTggctcttttccatctctgcatTTTAGTTCAATTGACCTtttttggagagagaaaaaaaggaacCATTTTAGTTTATTGCTACTGCAAGAGGTAAGTTGCTTTTTTCTTTGTATTCCTTTTCATGATTTTCTTTCAATAAATTGAAATAAACTGTCTGAATAGCTCTTTGAAAAGATACAAATCACATGTATTCTAATCTTGCTCGCTTGATACTTGATTTGGTAGGAGTTTGAGTAATGGAAACAGATGAAATGACTTGGCTAAAATTAGTCTGTCTGAGATGGAACTAGAACTCGGAACTCTTGATTACAGTAGTGGTCAGACAGTTAGATGCAGCTACTCTTACACTCAGAAAGCAATACTACAATAACTTGGCATCTGGAGTTAGTTATCGTGCTGCTGTGCTTGTTCAACCTGATACCTTGCTTTCTCAGCTTAAGATTTCTTGTAAACTTACTATCTTCTAAAATCTTTCTTGTCCTCCTGTTCTGTTCCCTCAGACTAATATTAGCTTATGCCCTACATTCACAGTGTTGACTTCTAATTACATGTAGGATATAATTCTGCCCCTGTGCAGGTGTCTTGTTGACTGTAATATCAGTATTCAAGTGCTTGTGAAGGCTTATTTGGTCCATAtaatactcctggaggaattctgccccccaaattaaaaattctgtgcataatattgtaaaattctgcatattttttgtcaaaataacactatgtaatcatgccagtttcaattattttggtaatttatttcaaaatatctatcAGCAACTGTCTGTAACAGTAGACAcacattcccccaggagtagagtatTAAGGAAAcacctatgacaacccagttcctgtttctctgccactccctccctccctccctcctcctcctcttctctcccctgtgcccccccccccccccccccccccccagcacagtaGTGAGGCCAGATACCCACACCCTGGCATCCCAGAGTGAGAAACAGACTGATGCTAGTTCCCAGACATTTGTGGAGATTCCTGTATGCCGCCTCCTTCTTTCAGGGCATGTTGAGAACTgcagctcccccctctccctgcagcagtgtCTTCCACTTGCAAGCTGTACTCTGGGTCCAACAGCCCCTCGTGGTGGCCAGCAGctttgcagcccatttctgtggagaaaaaagaaattctgtacaaaacattattttttgtgcaaattctgcatgcacagtggtgcagaattccctcaggagtaacatAATGCCATGTTATGGAAATGGGAAGCAGATATAGTAGTGGGGCAGTGCCACTGTAAAGTTAGTCATGACATTTGTTCTAATGACCTAAATTTGACATGCTTAGTTGGATTTCTCTTAAAGCTGGTGTGCTTCAGGAGGATGCAGAGTAGGGTTAGTGACCTGAATTTGCAGGCATTTGAGCCAGGGGTTCTGGAGAGAAACCCTAAGGAAAAAATAGCCCCTTAGAGAAATATGTAGGAGGGCTTTTGCCTATAGATAGAGTAAACTATAGATGTGATGTGGGTCAAAATATTCTCAATCTGAGTTTTACCCAAGATAATATATTGCACCCACTAAATCTTGGGGAACCCAAATTGAGAACAGTATTTAAGAATATGAATTCCTTCAGTTTGTGTACTGTTAAACTGAGAGGGGCAGACTGGAAGAATCCATAAACCTTTTGATTGCTTTGGgcataaagcttatgcccaaataaatctcttagtctttaaggtgccaccggactccttgttgtttttgtgtatacagactaacacggctgccccctGATACTTACTTTTGATTGCTGTGAGCTTACCTTCAGTAAATAGGATAAGTTCATCACAAGTCCCCACTTCAGCCACTCACTTCAAAACTTCTTTTGTCTTAAGTTTGCCACAATTTGTAAGTCAGAGGTgacagttttgtttttataatcaaAATATTTGTGGGTAAAGGGGGCTAGAAAAGTGAATGCTTCCTGGGAGGGTTATAaagcagggggaggaagaggggtttggggcagcAGTGAGGTGAGGGGGATAaatggagggggggtggcagctCAGGTGGGGGAGGCAtggcaccccaaccctctgcatcCCCTAACAGTGCATGTCATGTTCCACAACTACTCCCAAATCACATTTTcctgtcttaaaaaaaaataatgtaagaaATTCAATACCAAAACTGTTAACAGAGTGGTGGTATGTTGTCCCCTGCAGAATGTTGAGCTGATTAacactcaaacttctgaaaaccaggaaatgcacagttaaggtgtGTTCATGCATCCTTAACACTGCCCTCTTTCAGCAATGCCCCAATATGCCTCATTAAAACACCTATTCTGACAACCCCCCAGTTGTTGAATTATTGCATGGGCAACTATAGCTGCATttcttggttttcagaagttttgaGCTTTTTGCTCAACTCACTGTTCTGCACGGGGATGACTTACCACCAAGCAACCCTAACTCTGTGCTAATGTAGTCTCTTGCTATTACATTGGAAATGCAGGTTTGTAGCTGAAGTAAATACTGCCAAATATATAACCAACTACTTATTAGAACCAGCTGCATTTGAACAGTGCATAAATATTCTACTTTCAATTAAAGTGAGAAGTCTCATGGACGgtgtttaaaaagtttgttttccCAGCACATctccaggttttgtttttttgctgtggACAAAATCTTGGAGTAAGTGCTAAGAATAAACCCTTCTCTTGCAACCCACAACTCATCAATATATGAGCTGTGTTACTTTTCAGAAGGGACAATCTTTGAATGTGCTTCCAGTAGAACAGAATTTCTATGAACACTGGAGAACTCCAATCTCTGCTTGCATCAAGTTCAGTCTCTAAAATGGATAATATAAATATTCAGTGTTTGCACTTAGTCCCAGTTACACTGACTTTGTTTTAGGCCATCCTACTGTAAAGTCTGAGGAGACATGTAGTTGCTCAAATACCATAAATGTCTACAGCCAGCCAACTTGTTGGATTGATAATTCCATAGTCTTGCCTGTTGGCCTGTCTCTTATGTCAGTCTGTTTCCTTTAGCAGCTGGACCGTGGGAACTTTTTTCCTGCTAGAAAAGGCATAGTATCTACCATTTCAAGGGGAATTGAATAAAACATCAGTTCTGAGTAGGTTGGCCAGCCAATCTATTTCTAGGTGCCCCTCAAATGCAGTTTTAAACAAGTGACTAGCATTTGTTAATCTACCAGTATGAGAAACAATGGCAAAATATATAAACTCTTACATTAGGTGAGTCAATATTGAATATTGTGTTgatttcaaaaataaacaaattcatGCTTGACTAATGTAAGCTGTGCTGAACAGAACAATGGTAACTTCtagaaaagttttttgtttttgtttttttccattttagtttCTGGAATTTCCAAAATACATTGAAATCAAGATGGAAATACGTAGCTGGTTGGTGAAAAGGGTAAGCTGTGATGCATTCATATTAAATTACCGCATTCGAGTACACTAATATTCTTTAGGGAAATTAAAATTTTGAATGCATGGCTTTTTGGAGAAAGTAGTTACCAAGTGAACTGTTGCACTGTTTTGGTATCTGCATCCAGCAGTATTCTCCTGATGGGGTGTTCAAAAAACAGTGCCACAGTAATCCAGCATCTGGCATCGTTGGTTTTCATGCTGTTATGCTTGTTAAACCTGGTATATCTGTTGGAACATGTAGGTTTAATTAAATTGTAGGCTGTTTTATTCAGAAGCTGGTGAAATAATGTTGCCATTAAAATATTGTGGAAGTGCCAATACAGTATTTTATAAATCACTTACATTTTTCTACTATGAATTTTGCATCAGAatatctttgcttttttttaaagcatttcctATGGCATTCTGACTGTAGAGACACACGACCTGACTGCAGTCACTGTCAGGAAGATCATCTTCATACCAAGATGGTATGTACAGAAGAAATGTACATATTTGTAATCGTGAAGGAAACTAAGAAAAAATAGCTAGTGTCAAGGTAGGGATAGGTCAGTTGAAGGTCATGCTCAAGCCTTAAACTGGACTTAAAGctgcatttttttgtttaaagcagAAGTAAACCCTTATTTTGAAAAGGGacactatctttttttttttttaactataaagCCACTATATGAGAAGAGTTGGAAGCCCTCCCACAAGTTTCACTTAAGTAGGTGTCATCTAATGACCTTTTCCTACATCTTTCCGTATGCTATGCATTTCTGCAAACTTGGGTGCTGGTTCCACTGAAGATCCTGGTATCCAGTGCCCTAGAATGACTTCTCGCAGACCCGAGCCAATTTGAGCAAGCTGCAGGCTCTGAGGTTGACAACTAATTTTGAAGCTTTTAAAATGTCCCTTTTCCTCTATCTGGATCATTGAACACATTACGTTACTTCAATTTTTGTCAAGGTACTTGCAGTTCATCTTAATCTTTTTACTTCTGGCCTGCAGTAATTTGGCCCTGTCTACTTGGGTAAAAAAGATGttggtttttaaagtttttattgaAAACCTTCCTTTAGCATCTGTGTAGACACATTTGAACTAGCTGCCTCCTAGTGTACAGTATGACCAGCTCAAACAAATTCAAAGGTGGTGAACTTTCTGCAGAGGTGCCAAGGTTACACATCTTTCTTGTGCAGACAGAGCCTTTTAAAGCTAAATCTAATAGGGGAAGAAAGCCAGTAGTGTACAGACTACTAATTTAGGTGAATagtttgggtgggttttttttgtaatataGTTGACTATCTTTAAAAAGATGAAGAATTTGATAGTTGGGTGAAACTGCCTCGTTACACACCAAGAATAGGCACAATTAACTGTGTGTGTCTGAATTGAGCAACGTGGCTACAGAAGTAACAGGTTGTGCTTCCATCACTGTAAAATGAATTACAGTGGTGACAATGAGACCTGTAACAAACTTGTCTTaaaattattttgaactttttgtCCAGATAGAAGGGTAAATTCAAACATAGGTTCTGAAAAGTGGTCCACTCTATTGAGATTATCATAAAATATCACCTGCTTCAGTTTATTCTGACACTTGGGTTTTTGTCTGCTAGGcgagcagttctcaaccagggggccATGACCCCCAGTTTCAGCGGGCTGCAGGGCCCCGTGGCTGAAGCACGAGCCCTTCAACCCCCATTTGGTTGAAACTGGGAGTGGAGTCGTGGTGCGTCCTGgaggttttatagcatgttgagggggccaagaaaaaggttgagaacccctgccctgggcagcaaaACAAGATCTGTGATTTAGATGTGGTTTAACCATATACTTTCTATAAGAAATCCAGTTAGGTGCAGGTTAGGGATGTAAAACCCAGTTAACCAATAACTATTAAACTCCACCCAGGATCCCAGCTGCTGTTCCCCGCACCCTTAGTTCCCTGATTAAACATTTAACTGGGTAACCAATAGAATTTTAATCTGTTACATGGTTAttggtttttaaatgttatttacaTCCTAGTGCAGGTTAATATCTAGATACATATGGTGCAGCATGTATTTTGTCAAAGAAATTGAAGATGGGGATTACAAGACCACTTGTTTCTTCATATCACTTTCTTGGAAATTGGGCTTTTCATACTTAGGGCCATTTATCTGTATTTGTGGAGTCCTGTTGGAGGATTTAAAGAGGTTTATGTTAGCAAGGTTTGGTTCTATAGTGAACGGCAGGGGGGATCCCATACCTTCAAAAGACTTGATAACAATGTATTTTTTAGGGTTACTGTAGCCAGTTTTGTTCCAGGATACTAGGaggacagggtgggtgaggtaatatcttttatgggaccaacttggctgttggtgaaagacaagcttttgagtttacacaagACCTGAACAAGAGAGCTCCATGTAAGCTGAAAAGCTTGTCTTTTCCAACAGAAGTTGAaccaataaaagattacctcacccatgtTGTCTCTTTAAATACTTGTCAGCATTTGAACTGTAGTTTGGAAGTAATGAAAATGGAAAATTGTGAACCACATCCTGCCTAATACAAATTGAGTAATAAAACTACTTCTATAACAATTCCAGGGAAAAGGTAAATTTAAACTGTAGAGGCCACTTAACTGGCATTGAGTATAACAAACTGAATCCTCTCCCTTTGTTTTCAGGCAGTCCAAATAACTGTGGAACACTTGGTCACCAATCGTATTTTCTTCTAGTGTCTTGGTAAGAAATTCTGGTGTGACTCCTTGAATGAATTTTGTGGTATCCTAAGTATccgagtagccgtgttagtctggatctgtaaaaagcgacagtcctgtggcacctcatagattaacagatgtattggagcataagcttttgtgggtgaatatgcatgcgtctgacgaagtgggtattcacccacaaaagcttatgctccaatacgtctgttagcctataaggtgccacaggactttgtcGTGGTATCCTAAAAGGGCTATAAACTTCCTGGTTAAAGGGCGTTGCATGCCTCATTAACTCAAAATTGATTTGCATGCTATAGGATTGGATTATACCAGGGTGTGCAGCATCAGAGTAGAATCTGCGCTGTTTGTTGGAAAGCAAAAGGCTTCATAGTGAGGATTATGTACAGACCTGTATTCCTGTAGTTTGCTGTTTTGAAGAGCCATATAAAACTCAGTCCTATTAAACTtgccatcagattttttttggtacaGGAAGAATTAgagctttattttcatttaactgGCATCTGTTTTTATACTGGAAGAAATAGGTGGAGATGTTTCATAAATGGTAAACATTTATTCTGCTCCAGAATatagaggatgttgtgaggaaATGTTATGATGATTGGCAAAATGTTCAACTGCTCTGAAGAGAGTGAATGATGACAGCCTTTCTGAACACTTGGGTTATGTGGCTTTTGTCTATCGTGCTCTAGTTCAGGTACACACTTGCCATTTAATGGTTTAAGCTTACCTTAGTGTCAGACTAAAGGGAAAATGTTAGAATCAGGACTACCATGTTTGTCTATTGCCACTGCTCTGTGTATAGAgcaagtgtttttttgttttgtt
The Emys orbicularis isolate rEmyOrb1 chromosome 1, rEmyOrb1.hap1, whole genome shotgun sequence DNA segment above includes these coding regions:
- the TAF1D gene encoding TATA box-binding protein-associated factor RNA polymerase I subunit D → MTDTDEAKTSAFDHFEDSQDLIYTPQEQSNVHEHVAARNSCLGSAQKDSVCEKSSQESYIRGRSPKYFTYLTTTVPTNALLDDSGSEIDLSDSTSSLIQHECNITPAARSSTRHLANSPANTLDRDTSTDLSLDPGSPFKLAKSPGLSRSALNLKASFDYHLRRKYRRQAHQRCKEKPKEREKRYKSTGKPRGRPRLTAPQEEQKKRLLDRGFQFPFVEKEYGRKHIPMKMIFEYEQAALKGYFQYIKMLKYEEHLKKALKNLNASEDLENECMAMRKHKYIDDEGPISPIQETDGDDHSLDPDQEEFGATIVENSCFILSSKLPSKKKSKTKAKHAKLIREDEAEEEHAADGPGPVQEILHRSEN